CTAGCCGCGACTCAACCCGGTCAGGCGTGACGACAACGCCTGCATGGCGCTGCTGACCTGATCCAGCGCCTGGGCATCGCGGGCGTTTTCTTCGCTGATGCTGTGGATACGCACCGCCAGTTCGTTGATCTCCTGGGTCACATGGCTTTGCTGTTGCGCCGCCACGGCGATCTGCTGAGCGCGTTGGGAAATATCATCGAAACTCTGCACCGTACTGGACAGCGCTGTCGCCGCGCCTTCGGCCTCTACCACCGCATGTTCGGTACGCGCCTCACCGGCCTGCATGGCCTGTACCGCCTGGCGTGAAGCCTGCTGCAGAGCGCTGATCATGGTGCTGATCTCATTGGCCGAGGCCTGGGTTTTACCGGCCAGGGTACGCACTTCATCGGCGACCACGGCAAATCCACGCCCCTGCTCACCAGCCCGCGCAGCCTCGATGGCGGCATTCAACGCCAGCAGGTTGGTCTGTTCGGAAATCGCCTTGATCACATCCAGCACGGCGCCGACCTGCTGGCTGTCTTTCTCCAACCGACTGATCACCGAGGCCGCGTCAGCCATCTCCGCCGACAGCGCCTGAATCGCCGAGCTGTTGGACGCGACCTTCTGCTGCCCCTGCTGCACCACCACCAGCGAGCTCTGCGCGGTATTGGCGCAGTCGTTGGTGTTCTGCGCCACTTCCTGAGCACTCGACGACATCTCGGTAATCGCTGCCGCCAGTTGGGTGTTCTCTTGCCGCTGCTGCTCGGCACGCCCGGCCAGGGTGCTGCTCAAACCGCCCAGTTGTGCGGCTTCGGCCTGCAGATGATCGGCTTCCTCGGCGATGCGCTGGAGCATGGTGCGTAACTGCCCAGCATAGCGATTGACCGCGTGGCGTAGCGCGCCGATTTCATCCTCGCGCTCCACGCTCAATTCCACACCACGGCTAGCCGAACCACGGCCCAGAGAGTCGATCTGCGCAGTAGTTTCTTCCAGTTGGCCGATCAACTTGCGCCCAGCCAACCAGGCCAGCGCCAGCAACACCGCCAGCAGCGGCAGCAGGAACAGCAAAATCTCCCAGGTCAGCGCACGCGCCAAACCCGTGACCCGTTCCTGTGGGGTCGCCAGGCCGATTACCCAGCCGGTGTCGGGCATCACAAACAGGCTGACGCGGCTGGCCTGCTTGAGCTGCTCATCGTTTTCCAGATCCAGGTTGCGAATCGCCCCCGAACTGCTGCTGTTCAGCGCCTCCTGCACCGGTTTGAGCCAGCTGTGCTGCTGCGCCAGATCGGCAAACTTGAGCATCGAACCGCCCTTAGCGCCGGTCATGTTCGGGAAATGCAGCACGTTGCCCGCCTGATCAAGGGCGAAGGCATAGCCATCGGTGACCTTGCCCTGCTCGGTTAGAAAGCGCGCCAGATCATCCAACAGCAAGTCCAAGGTCGCGACACCGGCAAAGTGCCCTTCAAGCTGGTAAGGCACGCTGCAGGTGACCATCGGCACACCAGTCACCGCATCCTGATAAGCCTCCGACCACAGGCACTGACCGGCCTTGCTGCTGCGCGCGCCGGTGTACCAGGCATCGTTGTGATAACCGGGGCCATCGGCGGCGTTGTAATCGTCGGAATAGCTCAAGCGGCCATCTGCACCACGCGCCCAGAAGAAACTGCGGCGCGCCGTGCCCTCGCTAAAGGCATTTGGCTCCGGCCACACACCGCCGCCGGCAATCGCTTTATCACCCTGGCTGTCGATCAGATTGGGCAGGCTGTTGAGGTACAGCGGCTCTTCACGCGGCAGCACTTCGGCCAGGTGCGCCAGGCTGGCTGTCACCCCCTCTATCTTGGCCAACTGCAACGCCAGCTGGCGCACGATGGCGCTGCCGGTCTGCTCAATCAGCTCGCCACTGGCTGCCACCACGCGTGGCTGGCCCCGCAACGCCATCACGGCAAACACCGCCAGCGCGGTCAGAATCAGAAGGACGACGCAACCGAGGGTCAAACGCTGCGACAGCCGAACGGGGACAAAAGCCATGCCATTACTCCTGCTTAGAAAGGACGCTCAGAGGGACTACCAGAACTGCTTACGAACCACTCCTAGTTCCACCAGCAAGATCAGGTACTGCAGATACGCCTTTGCCTATGCAATTTGCGTACGCGCCGCCTGCCGCCGAATACGTCAGACGCATACAGTGAGTTATAGATGAATAAGCGCAGGGCCGTGGCGCTTGACCCGCGCAGAACCAACGACCTGTGCAGGCTTGTAACAGCCAGAGCACGACACGAGTACATTTGCCTGCGCGCGTCACTCCGTTAAGCTCCAGTTACTGCCTTACCCAACGTACAAGGATGCCCATCATGCTTCGTCTTATCTCCCTGGCCGCCGGCCTCGCCCTCTCCAGCAGTGCCTTCGCCCTGTCACTGGCCGACCTCTCGCAAAGCGACGCCAGCGGCGGCCTCAAGGATGCCCTCACCCAAGGCGCCAAAGTAGCCGTGCAGCAACTGGGCAAACCCGGCGGTTTCAGCAACAACCCGGACGTACGCATCGAGCTGCCGGGCAACCTCGGCAAAGCCGCAAAAACCATGAAGATGATGGGCATGGGCGCACAGGTTGATCAGCTCGAAGCAAGCATGAACAAAGCCGCCGAAGCCGCCGTACCGCAAGCCCAGGCGCTGCTGGTGGATTCGGTGAAGAAGATGACCGTGCAAGACGCCAAGAGCATCCTCAGCGGCCCGCAAGACTCCGCCACCCAGTACCTGAACAAGACCAGCCGCGAACAGATCCGCGCCAAGTTCCTGCCCATCGTCAAGCAAGCCACCGACCAGGTCGGCCTGGCCAAGCAATACAACAGCTTCGCCGGCCAAGCCGCGAGCTTCGGCGTGATCGACGCGAAAAGCGCGAATATCGAGAACTACGTGACCGAGCAGGCGCTGGATGGCCTGTTTGCGATGATCGCCGAGCAGGAAGCCAGCATCCGCGAGAACCCAGCTGGTGCGGCGACCAGTTTGGCGAAGAAGGTGTTTGGGGCGTTGTAAGGCGCGCCAGTTCGAACGCGGGATAGCGATTAAGCAATAAGAAGCTAGGCGCTGGTACGTCCGAAGGAATGGAGATGATTGATGACAAGGATGTCACTGGTACTGGCCCTAGCTCTAAGCATTGACCTCGCCGAACAATCAAATACCGTTGTAACCCACGTTGGCGACGCAATACGCAGCGCCGCCGAAGCCTAGGCTTAGGGTTGATCTGCGTTTCTAACGCTGGTCTAACGCCTTGTTGAGTATTCCAAGCGTGGATTAGAGCAGGTGAAAATGGATTTGCAGAAAATGTGGCGTAAAGAAAGCCGCAAAAGAATCAAAAACCAATTGAGGTGTGAACGGGTCAACCGAAATTGGCCATTGCATGCTCAGCGAGTCCTTGAAGTATTTAGAGAGGTTGCGGCAGAGGGTGACAAGCATGGCGTGGCCTTGTTTGTGGCTGAGCCCGAGTGGTTCCAGCCCTCCTTTGACGACTTTGGACAACGCAATGGAAAATTTCCGCTAGGAGAGACTGCCGTTATCCTTTGGTTTATGACACGGCAGACTGGAACCGGAGTTCTTGAGCGAACGGAGGAAGGTGAAAAACATACCATCGACTACGAAGAGGGAGCGCAACTTGTAGTTCACCACTCTCCAGGCCAGGGGATTGTTCAGGTTTTTTTCACACCACCCAAAATTGAGAAAAACGGGAAGAAAAATAACGCACTTCTCTACACCCACACTTACAACACCGACGATATAACCCGTGATTGGGTTATGAGGCTTGTGCCTAGTTTCTTTACGTTCAACCGTGTTGAAAGTCTGCTTGAGCGTCCGAGTGTGCTTGACCGGATGCTCGTGCGCTGGTGGTGGTTCACCGACATTAGGAACCGGCGCGGCTATTTAGAAAAGCTCCAGCATGTGCTCACGCCTTGGGAGCTTCTTATGATTGCTGGTGCCACAGCTCCGATGCTCTGGCTAATCAACTGGCTGTGGAACCTACTAACCCCCGTCAATCTCTAACTCCACACTCGTGCCGCCGAAACTGGCGGCATGAAGAATAAAGCCCCTACACCGATCACCGCCATCGCTGCATATACCTTTGAACTACAGGTAACGGTCGCGGACCATCCAGCCTGAATAGTGGATAAATCGAAGCTTGTCCGCCGTCATGTTCAAATTTTCATTACCAAACATCGCCATCACATGTTCTTCCGCCGCATCTGCTTTGAATGTAACTCTCCCTTTCGCCCTTACGGCGAGTTACTTTCTCTTTGCTCGCGCAAAGAGAAAGTAACCAAAGAGAAAGCGCGCCCGACATCCGGGTTTCGCTGCGCTCAACTCCCCTCGCTCCGGTGCTGTTCCGAGGGTCGGCAAGACGGGCCATCCATGGCCCGACATGCCTCGTTTGGCATCCATGCCAAACGCCCCTCTCCACAGCACCTACGCTCGGCCTCCTGACGGGATTCGGGGACCGCGTCGCCTAGGCGATTTCTGGATGGCAGAGCGTAAAAGCCGAAGCAACAGCATCGCGGGCAAGCCCGCTCCTACAGTTTGCTGTGCTGCTAAAAACACCGACCTCACAGACGACGCCAAACGCCCCATCAGCAGGCCGAGTGGAATCGTTGCGCAAGGGGTTGAGCGGCATGGATGCCGCGAGAGCCGCGATGGGCCAGGGATGGCCCTTCGCGGCGTGCCTCTGGAGCAATGATGGAGCGAGGGAACCCGACGAAGTCGGGCCGGATGCAAGGGGCAAGACCTTTTGCTTACTTTTGGGGCGTTTGCCAAAAGTGAGCCGCCGTAAGGGCGGAACCAATAGCAGGAACACTACAAAAGCGGCGCAAACAAAGCAGCAAAGCTCGCGGCTAAAGCCCCTCCTACAGGCTGACAGCCTTCGTCAGGCGCAAAAACAAAACCCCGCCAATCAGCGGGGTTTGGTCAGGCAAGCACCAGGCTTATTCCACCTGCGCCACCAGCGTGCCGTTCTGATTACGGCTCCACTGCGGCAACAGCGTACCAATCAACATACCGGCCATGCTGAACAGCAGGCCCGCCAGCTGCGGCGGCCAGAAGGCGGCTTCGGTCCAGGTGTATTCCAGGTAGATCCACGACACCAGACCAAAGGCGATGGCAACCAGCGCGCCCTGGGTGGTCGCGCGCTTCCAGAACAGCCCGGCGAACAACGGCACCACGGCCGCCACCAGGGTTACCTTGTAGGCGTTGCCGACCATCTCGTAGATGCTCGCATCCGAATACAGGGCAAAGCTCAGGGTGGCCGCGGCGCAGACCACGATGGTGACGCGCATCAGCAGCAGGAACTGCTTGTCGTTAAGCACCGGCAAAAAGCGCTTGAGAACGTTCTCGGTCAGGGTCACCGACGGCGCCAGCAGGGTGCCGGAGGCAGTGGACATGATCGCCGAGAGCAGCGCACCGAAGAACATGATCTGGGCGAACAGCGGGGTCTTTTCCAGGATCATCAGCGGCAGAATCATCTGCGAGTCTTCGGCCAGCCATTTCTCGACCAGCGCCGGGTCGATCATCGAGGCGGCGTACACCAGAAACACCGGCAGCATGCAGAAGCCGAGGTAGAACACCGCGCCGGTCATCGAGGCGCGGGCGGCGATGTTTTCGCTCTTGGCCGACATCACGCGCTGGTACACGTCCTGCTGCGGGATGGAGCCGAGCATCATGGTCACCGCCGCGCCGATAAAGGCGACGATGTCCTTGGGCTCGAAAGCGTGCATAAAGGTGAACTTGCCATCGCTGGCCGCTTTGCTGATCACCAGGTCGGCGCCGCCGGCCATGTCGCTGAACAGCCAGACCAGGTAGATCAGGCCGACGACGATGATGATCATCTGGAAGAAGTCGGTCAGGGCAATCGACCACATGCCGCCGAACAGGGTGTACAGCAGCACGATAAAGGTGCCGAGGAACATGCCCTGGGTGGTGCTGATGCTGCCGTCGGAGATGACGTTGAACACTAGGCCAAGCGCAATCAGCTGCGCAGCGATCCAGCCCAGGTAGGACATGACGATGACTAGGCTGATGATCAGCTCGACCTGTGGGCCGAAGCGTTTCTTGAAGTAGTCGCCGATGGTCAGCAGGTTCATCCGGTACAGCGGCCGGGCGATGATCAGGCCGACCAGGAACAGGCAACCAAAGGAGCCGAACGGGTCTTCGACGATGCCGGCAAAGCCTTCTTCGAGGAAGGTGGCGGGGATGCCCAGTACCGCCTCGCTGCCAAACCAGGTGGCAAACACCATGGCGGCGACGATGGGGAAGCCCATGCTACGACCACCGGAGGCGAAATCGCGGGTGTTGTGCACCCGGGTGGAGGCGTAGAAACCGATGGCGACAGTCACCAGCAAATAGAGCGCAACGAACCAGATCAGCATGCTTTCCCGTTCCACAGACGTCAGCCCACCGCATGCATGGCCCGCGCAGGCGGCGCAGGACGGATCGATGGGCTACAGGTTTTTGTTATGACCATTTTTGACGGGTAGCTGCACGCGCCCGTTCAAGGTCGCGCAGTCTGGCAAATACGTAAAATATGTCAAACAAAAACGACGAAACGTAAGCAGATAATTCGCCGAAACGCTCTGCACGCCTCTGTAACAGACTGTAATCGCTGCATAACCTGCTCAAGCGCAGCTGCAGGTAGTTGCATATTTTTGACAGCTGGCCAGCAAACGCCCTATCCGAAAGGCATAAAAAAGCCAGGCACTGGGCCTGGCTTTTTCACATCAGCAACCACCGCTTCAGGCTGGTTTCGCTTCCACTTCCTTGACCCGGAACCACGCCGCATACAGCGCCGGCAGGAACAGCAGGGTCAGCGCGGTGGCGACGATCAGACCGCCCATGATCGCTACGGCCATCGGCCCGAAGAACACGCTGCGCGACAGCGGGATCATCGCCAGTACCGCCGCCAGGGCAGTCAGCACGATGGGGCGGAAGCGCCGCACGGTGGCTTCGATAATCGCGTGCCAGCGGTCCATGCCGGCTTCGATGTCCTGCTCGATCTGGTCGACCAGAATCACCGAGTTACGCATGATCATCCCCGACAGGGCGATGGTGCCGAGCATGGCGACGAAACCGAACGGCTGGCGGAAGATCAGCAGGAACAGGGTCACACCGATCAGCCCCAGCGGTGCGGTGAGGAACACCATGGCCGAGCGCGAGAAGCTTTTCAGCTGCAACATCAGCAGAGTCAGCACCACCACGATAAACAGCGGGACACCGGCGTTGACTGACTTCTGCCCACGGCTGGAGTCTTCCACGGTGCCACCGACATCCAGCTGGTAGCCGTCCGGCAGTTGTGCACGCACCGGTTCAAGGGTCGGCAGGATCTGCTTGACCAGGCTGGCCGGCTGCTCGGCGCCATACACATCGGCCCGCACGGTGACGGTCGGCAGACGGTTGCGGTGCCAGATGATGCCTTCTTCGAAGCCGTACTCCAGGGTGGCGATCTGCGACAGCGGCACGCTGCGGCCATTGTCGGTGGGCACCGCCAGGCTCGGCAGCAGACCGAGTTCCTGACGCTCACTCAGGGTGCCGCGCAGGAGGATTTCGATCAGCTCGTTGCCTTCGCGGTACTGGCTGACGGGCGAGCCGGTCAGCGAGCTTTGCAGGAAGCGCGACAGATCAGCGGTGCTCACACCCAGGGCGCGGGCACGCTCCTGATCAATGTTCAGGCGCACCACCTTGCTCGGCTCTTCCCAGTCCAGGTGCACGTTGCTCACATGGCTGTTCTCGCGCACCTTGTCGGCCACCTGACGGGCCAACTGACGCACCTCGTCGATATGCTCGCCGGAGACGCGGAACTGCACCGGATAGCCCACGGGCGGACCGTTCTCCAGACGCGAGATACGCGTACGCAAGGTCGGGAACTCGTCGTTGAGCACCTCGATCAGCCAGGTGCGGATCTTCTCGCGGTCTTCGATGCTTTTCGCCAGCACCACAAACTGGGCAAAGCTGGCGGCCGGCAGTTGCTGGTCCAGCGGCAGGTAGAAGCGCGGCGAACCGGTGCCGACGTAGGCGACAAAGTTGTCGATGCCTTCATGGCCACTGAGCAATTTCTCCAGACGCTTGGCCTGCTCCTCGGTGGCGGCCAGGGACGCACCTTCACTGAGTTTGAGGTCGACCATCAGCTCCAGACGGCCGGAGGCCGGGAAGAACTGCTGCGGCACAAAGCGGAACAGCAGAATGGAGCCAACAAACAGCGCGATAGTTAGCACGATCACGGTTTTACGCCGACGTACGCACCACTCCACCGCTGTGCGCACGCGCCGGTAGAACGGCGTGCCGTATGGGTCATGGCCGTCTGCACTGCCGCCATGCTTGGCCGCGTGCAGCTTGGCCAGATCGGGCAGCAGCTTGGCGCCGAGGTACGGCACAAACACCACGGCGGCGATCCACGACACCAGCAGGGCAATTGCCACCACCTGGAAGATCGAGCGGGTGTATTCGCCGGTGCCCGACTGCGCAGTGGCAATCGGCAGGAAGCCGGCAGCAGTAATCAGGGTGCCGGTGAGCATCGGGAAGGCGGTACTGGTCCAGGCATAACTGGCCGCTTTGATGCGGTCATAACCCTGCTCCATCTTGATCGCCATCATCTCCACGGCAATGATCGCGTCATCCACCATCAGGCCCAGCGCCAGCACCAGCGCGCCGAGGGAAATCTTGTGCAGGCCAATGCCGAGGTAGTACATGGCGGCAAAGGTCATCGCCAACACCAGCGGAATCGACAGCGCCACCACCAGACCGGTGCGCAGGCCGAGGGAGAAGAAGCTCACCAGCAGCACGATGATCACCGCTTCGGTGAGCACCCGAACGAACTCACCAACGCCGGTTTTCACCGCTGCCGGCTGATCGGACACCTTGCTCAGCTGCATGCCGGCCGGCAGGGTTTCCTGCAGGCGAGCGAACTCACCTTCCAGCGCCTCACCCAGTGCCAGAATGTCGCCACCGGCTTTCATCGAAACCGCCAGGCCAATGGCATCCTCACCCATGTAGCGCATGCGCGGTGCGGGCGGATCATTGAAGCCGCGTTTGACCTCGGCCACATCGGCGATACGGAAGGTGCGGTCGGCCACGCGAATCGGGAAATTGCGGATTTCATCGACCGTTTCAAAACGCCCGGTGACGCGCAGTTGCACGCGATCCGAGGCTGTTTCGAAGAAGCCGGCAGCGGCCACGGCGTTCTGTTCTTCCAGCGCCTGCTGCACGGCAGCGAGTGGCAGGCCAAGGGTCGCCAACTTGGTGTTGGACAGCTCGATCCACACCTTCTCGTCCTGCAGGCCGAGCAGATCAACCTTGCCTACATCCTTGACCCGCTGTAGCTGCAGCTGGACGCGGTCGGCGTAATCCTTGAGCACGGCGTAGTCGAAGCCCTCACCGGTCAGGGCGTAGATATTGCCGAAGGTAGTGCCGAATTCGTCGTTGTAGAACGGCCCCTGAATGCCCTGGGGCAAGGTGTGGCGAATATCGCTGACCTTCTTGCGCACCTGATAGAACAGATCGGGAATGTCGGCAGAGTGCATCGAATCGCGGGCAATAAAGGTCACCTGGGATTCACCCGGACGCGAGAACGAGACGATTTTGTCGTAGTCGCCGGTCTCCATCAGCTTCTTTTCGATGCGCTCGGTAACCTGGCGCGAGACTTCCTCGGCGCTCGCCCCTGGCCAGTTGGTGCGCACCACCATGGCCTTGAAGGTAAAGGGCGGGTCTTCGCTCTGACCCAGCTTGGTGTAGGAAATAGCCCCCACCACAGCCAGCAGCAGCATGAGGTACAGGACGATCTGGCGGTTACGCAGCGCCCAGGCGGATAGGTTGAAATCCATCGGGCTTACTCCTCGACCGTCAGGTCGGCCTTGGCCGTCAGCTGCACCGCACGGTTGTCGCGGTCTACCGGACGCACCTGCTGGCCTTCACGCAGCACCTGACCACCGGCTGCGACTACCCAGTCGGAGGCTTGCAGGCCTTCGAGCACCGGCACGGTTTTCTCACCGTAGGCACCAATGCGCACGTCGGTGCGCTTGAGGGTGGAATCCTTGGGGTCGACCACCCAGACATAGGGCTGGCCCTTCTCGGCCGTGACTGCCGACAGCGGCACGGCCAGCGGCACGTCGCCGTTGTGGGCAATGAAGACGCGGGCGCTCTGGCCCAGTTCGGCCGGCACCTTGCCTTCCACGAACGCCACGCGAGCGGCAAAGGTGCGCGATTGCGGGTCGGCCGACGGCGACATCTCACGGATACGACCGGGGAAGCGCTGATCCGGCTGCGACCACAGCTCAACCGCCACATCCTGACCGACCTTGAAGCGCTCGAAGGCTTGCTCCGGCAGGTTGATCAGCACTTCACGCTCACCGTCAGCAGCCAGGGTAAACACGGTTTGTCCGGCGGCGACCACCTGACCGACTTCGACCATACGCTGCGCTACCACGCCGTCCTGGGACGCACGCAGCACGGCGTAACCGGCCTGGTTGTTGGCCACGTTGAATTCGGCTTTCACCTGTTTCAGGCGCGCTTCACCGGAACGGTAGGTGTTCTCGGCATTGTCGTATTGCGAGCGGCTGACCAGGTTGCGTGCCAGCAGCGCCTTGTAGCGATCACGCTCGGCGCGCACCAGTTGCAGGTTGGCCTCGGCCGCTGCCACCTGGGCGCGGATGGCTTCCAGCTGTAGGCGCACGTCCTGCGGATCCAGCTCAGCCAGGGGCTGATCCTTCTTCACCCGCGCGCCGACATCGACCAGGCGCTTGGCCACCTTGCCACCGATACGGAACGCCAGCTCCGGCTCCAGGCGCGCACGCACCTCACCGGGGTAGGCATCCATCAGTTCGCCAGCCAGTTGTGGCTGCACCACCATGGCCGGGCGCACGGCGACCTTGGCGGGCTCGCCATTGCCGCAGGCAGCAAGCAACAGGATAAGACTGACAGGCAACGCAACAGACAGTGCATGACGAAACATGATGACTAACCTTTGTGGAGGCTTTTGAATATTTATACTGGCGGGTATAGTAAAAATAGCAAACTCACTAGTCCAGTATTAAAAACGACCAATGCCAAACAAAGTGTTGCCAACCAGCGGCCCCGGCCGCCCCAAAGACCTGGCCAAGCGCAAAGCCATTCTGGAAGCGGCGAAGACCCTATTCCTCAGCAATGGTTATGACGGTAGCAGTATGGATGCGATTGCCGCGGAAGCCGGGGTTTCCAAGCTCACGGTGTACAGCCACTTCACCGACAAGGAGAAGCTGTTTGCCGCTGCGGTGCAGTCCAAATGCGAGGAGCAACTGCCTGAGCTGCTGTTCGAGCTGAACGACGAAGTGCCGGTGGCACAACTGCTACTGAATATCGGCCGGGGCTTCAATGAGCTGATCAACAGCCGTGAGTCGGTGGAACTGCACCGGGTGATGGTGAGCCTGGCGGCGCAGGACTCCAAACTCTCGCGGATGTTCTACGAGGCGGGCCCGCAGCGCGTGCTGCACGGCATGGAAGAACTGCTGCGCCGCGCCGACCAGAGCGGCAAGCTGCGCGTACCCGACCCGTTGAGCGCGGCGGATCAGTTCTTCTGTTTGATCAAGGGCGGCGCCAACTTTCGCCTGCTGATCGGCTGCGGGGAGGCGCTGCAAGGCGCTGAGGCCGAAGCCCATGTGCGCGATGCAGTCGAAGTGTTTCTACGCGCTTTCCTCGCCGATTAAGCTTCGTAGGTTGGCGTTGAGCTTGCGAAGCCCAACGCCAGGACGCTGAATGTGTTGGGCTTCGTGCCTCAACCCAATCGACGCAATGCGGCACCTAACCCGTGAACAAGCTGCAAACCTACTCGCTGGCTGGCTGCAGCTTCTTCTTCGGGTAGATGTCGTAGCGGCTGGATTTACCTTCCAGGGCATAGCCCGGCTTGGCGCCTTCAATCAGCGGTGCCTTGCGCGGACGCTTGACCACCACCCGGTGACTGGCCAGCGCCAACGCCGCTTCCAGCAGCGCGGGCGCATCCAGGTCATCGCCAACAAAGGGCCGGAACAGACGCATCTCTTTCTTCACCAGCGCGCTCTTGTCGCGGTGCGGGAACATCGGGTCGAGGTAGATCACCTGCGGCTGCTCACCCTGCCAGGCGCGCATCAGCTCGATGGCATTGCCATTAAATAGCTGCATCTGCGCGGCAATCGGCGCCACATCGCGGTCCAGCGCGGCGCGCGCCAGGCCATCTTCCAGCAGCGCGGCAATCAGCGGCTGGCGCTCGATCAAGGTCATGCGGCAACCCAGGCTGGCCAGCACAAAGGCATCGCGCCCCAGGCCAGCCGTGGCATCCAGCACCGTCGGGCGCACCCCGGGCTGCACGCCCACCGCCTTGGCAATCATCTGCCCGCTGCCACCGCCGAACAGCCGGCGATGCGCCACCGCGCCCTCGACAA
This DNA window, taken from Pseudomonas sp. SG20056, encodes the following:
- a CDS encoding methyl-accepting chemotaxis protein — encoded protein: MPDTGWVIGLATPQERVTGLARALTWEILLFLLPLLAVLLALAWLAGRKLIGQLEETTAQIDSLGRGSASRGVELSVEREDEIGALRHAVNRYAGQLRTMLQRIAEEADHLQAEAAQLGGLSSTLAGRAEQQRQENTQLAAAITEMSSSAQEVAQNTNDCANTAQSSLVVVQQGQQKVASNSSAIQALSAEMADAASVISRLEKDSQQVGAVLDVIKAISEQTNLLALNAAIEAARAGEQGRGFAVVADEVRTLAGKTQASANEISTMISALQQASRQAVQAMQAGEARTEHAVVEAEGAATALSSTVQSFDDISQRAQQIAVAAQQQSHVTQEINELAVRIHSISEENARDAQALDQVSSAMQALSSRLTGLSRG
- a CDS encoding DUF4197 domain-containing protein codes for the protein MLRLISLAAGLALSSSAFALSLADLSQSDASGGLKDALTQGAKVAVQQLGKPGGFSNNPDVRIELPGNLGKAAKTMKMMGMGAQVDQLEASMNKAAEAAVPQAQALLVDSVKKMTVQDAKSILSGPQDSATQYLNKTSREQIRAKFLPIVKQATDQVGLAKQYNSFAGQAASFGVIDAKSANIENYVTEQALDGLFAMIAEQEASIRENPAGAATSLAKKVFGAL
- a CDS encoding sodium:solute symporter family protein codes for the protein MLIWFVALYLLVTVAIGFYASTRVHNTRDFASGGRSMGFPIVAAMVFATWFGSEAVLGIPATFLEEGFAGIVEDPFGSFGCLFLVGLIIARPLYRMNLLTIGDYFKKRFGPQVELIISLVIVMSYLGWIAAQLIALGLVFNVISDGSISTTQGMFLGTFIVLLYTLFGGMWSIALTDFFQMIIIVVGLIYLVWLFSDMAGGADLVISKAASDGKFTFMHAFEPKDIVAFIGAAVTMMLGSIPQQDVYQRVMSAKSENIAARASMTGAVFYLGFCMLPVFLVYAASMIDPALVEKWLAEDSQMILPLMILEKTPLFAQIMFFGALLSAIMSTASGTLLAPSVTLTENVLKRFLPVLNDKQFLLLMRVTIVVCAAATLSFALYSDASIYEMVGNAYKVTLVAAVVPLFAGLFWKRATTQGALVAIAFGLVSWIYLEYTWTEAAFWPPQLAGLLFSMAGMLIGTLLPQWSRNQNGTLVAQVE
- a CDS encoding efflux RND transporter permease subunit; protein product: MDFNLSAWALRNRQIVLYLMLLLAVVGAISYTKLGQSEDPPFTFKAMVVRTNWPGASAEEVSRQVTERIEKKLMETGDYDKIVSFSRPGESQVTFIARDSMHSADIPDLFYQVRKKVSDIRHTLPQGIQGPFYNDEFGTTFGNIYALTGEGFDYAVLKDYADRVQLQLQRVKDVGKVDLLGLQDEKVWIELSNTKLATLGLPLAAVQQALEEQNAVAAAGFFETASDRVQLRVTGRFETVDEIRNFPIRVADRTFRIADVAEVKRGFNDPPAPRMRYMGEDAIGLAVSMKAGGDILALGEALEGEFARLQETLPAGMQLSKVSDQPAAVKTGVGEFVRVLTEAVIIVLLVSFFSLGLRTGLVVALSIPLVLAMTFAAMYYLGIGLHKISLGALVLALGLMVDDAIIAVEMMAIKMEQGYDRIKAASYAWTSTAFPMLTGTLITAAGFLPIATAQSGTGEYTRSIFQVVAIALLVSWIAAVVFVPYLGAKLLPDLAKLHAAKHGGSADGHDPYGTPFYRRVRTAVEWCVRRRKTVIVLTIALFVGSILLFRFVPQQFFPASGRLELMVDLKLSEGASLAATEEQAKRLEKLLSGHEGIDNFVAYVGTGSPRFYLPLDQQLPAASFAQFVVLAKSIEDREKIRTWLIEVLNDEFPTLRTRISRLENGPPVGYPVQFRVSGEHIDEVRQLARQVADKVRENSHVSNVHLDWEEPSKVVRLNIDQERARALGVSTADLSRFLQSSLTGSPVSQYREGNELIEILLRGTLSERQELGLLPSLAVPTDNGRSVPLSQIATLEYGFEEGIIWHRNRLPTVTVRADVYGAEQPASLVKQILPTLEPVRAQLPDGYQLDVGGTVEDSSRGQKSVNAGVPLFIVVVLTLLMLQLKSFSRSAMVFLTAPLGLIGVTLFLLIFRQPFGFVAMLGTIALSGMIMRNSVILVDQIEQDIEAGMDRWHAIIEATVRRFRPIVLTALAAVLAMIPLSRSVFFGPMAVAIMGGLIVATALTLLFLPALYAAWFRVKEVEAKPA
- a CDS encoding efflux RND transporter periplasmic adaptor subunit, producing the protein MFRHALSVALPVSLILLLAACGNGEPAKVAVRPAMVVQPQLAGELMDAYPGEVRARLEPELAFRIGGKVAKRLVDVGARVKKDQPLAELDPQDVRLQLEAIRAQVAAAEANLQLVRAERDRYKALLARNLVSRSQYDNAENTYRSGEARLKQVKAEFNVANNQAGYAVLRASQDGVVAQRMVEVGQVVAAGQTVFTLAADGEREVLINLPEQAFERFKVGQDVAVELWSQPDQRFPGRIREMSPSADPQSRTFAARVAFVEGKVPAELGQSARVFIAHNGDVPLAVPLSAVTAEKGQPYVWVVDPKDSTLKRTDVRIGAYGEKTVPVLEGLQASDWVVAAGGQVLREGQQVRPVDRDNRAVQLTAKADLTVEE
- a CDS encoding TetR/AcrR family transcriptional regulator — protein: MPNKVLPTSGPGRPKDLAKRKAILEAAKTLFLSNGYDGSSMDAIAAEAGVSKLTVYSHFTDKEKLFAAAVQSKCEEQLPELLFELNDEVPVAQLLLNIGRGFNELINSRESVELHRVMVSLAAQDSKLSRMFYEAGPQRVLHGMEELLRRADQSGKLRVPDPLSAADQFFCLIKGGANFRLLIGCGEALQGAEAEAHVRDAVEVFLRAFLAD
- a CDS encoding class I SAM-dependent methyltransferase; translated protein: MSDERLIARIRMQALAPHLQSAAEAWAARLALPLEGDSEFALQLGEGGLQLVELGPQAPGPVKVDFVEGAVAHRRLFGGGSGQMIAKAVGVQPGVRPTVLDATAGLGRDAFVLASLGCRMTLIERQPLIAALLEDGLARAALDRDVAPIAAQMQLFNGNAIELMRAWQGEQPQVIYLDPMFPHRDKSALVKKEMRLFRPFVGDDLDAPALLEAALALASHRVVVKRPRKAPLIEGAKPGYALEGKSSRYDIYPKKKLQPASE